The genomic stretch TACCGTCCTTGAAGCACCTCAGGTGCCAAGTACAACTTGTCTCCTTCGCGTTCGAAACCGCCCCCATTCGCACTGCCACTACATCCGTTCCCTCTTTCTTCACTTCCGCAAGCTGTGTCCGAACTCGAGTTTTTCATCGGTCGAGGCCACAACGACGCCATTCCAAAATCTCCAATTTTAAATCGACCCTCCTTGGTCACAAACACATTCGACGGCTTCAAGTCGAGGTGGATTACTCCAGAATCGTGAATGAATCTTAAACCCTGTgcgaaaaaaagaagcatTAATCGTTTTGATGAGCATCTTCGGGGGAGCCGAATAGATTAATTGCGTAGCACTGTGTGACTTACGTTACTCAGATCAGCAATGATCTTCCACACCCGTGCTTCATCCAGGCGAGGGAAGACGCGACCGTACTCCCACAGGAATCTCGCCAGGTTGCCCGATTCGCATAGTTCGGTGCGAATGAACAGTGCTTCGTCTTCCTCCCAACTATCGATGTACGCCAAAACGTTAGGATGGCGCCCGTCGACATACTGAGTTAATGCGGCTTGTGATAGATGCTTCAGGATATCAACCTCCTCCCGCAGTCGGAGTCTAAATACGGGTGAGCATATAATCAGTCACCAAGAACCATAGCAACTGCATGCAAAAAAACAAGGAAAGGAAGCATGTTCCATAAAAAGACCCCTGTCCCAAATCTCGGAATGAGGGTATTCTTTTTTCTGAGCGGGAGTTGTAATAGCACCCGCACCTCAATCATGCAGTGCAGGCACTTTTAGCAGACACGACAAAAGGGAACACAAAATCCCATAGAGAAAATTGAataaatgaaagaaaatgaaaacatACCGATGTTTCGCTCCTTCGAATCGTTTCGACTTCTTGATCGCAAATACCTCCAGACCGTCGCCTGACTTGCATTGGACTTTAATGACTTTGCCAAATTCGCCACAACCAAtttcttctatttcttcAAAATCGCGCTCAAATCGCCCAGGTTGCTGTTCATCATCGTAAGAATCCGACAAACGCCGCGTTGTCATTGACGGTCTCGGAGCTAAATGATGGGCAGCTCGTTCAGGCGCTACTACGGACCGCTTGCCATTGGTAGGGGAATTGGAATTGAAAGTGGCTATAGAGCTCGAAGATGACCCCGAGGCAGATCGAGGGGATGCCTTGTTCAATGAGTCGCTTGAAGGAGAAAGGCGGATCGGTCTTCGAGGATTGGGGAGTTGCCAATCTGTCCAACAGTTTtagtaaaagaaaaaaataaaacaaacatGACAACATATGCACACAGCCGGAATGAACCAAataaaagaaatagaaaacgGCTTACTAACCGATTGCCTTTGTTGTTCGCGTGGGTGTACTGGTGAGCGATGTTGATTCGCTGCCACTGGAAAAAGCACCACTACTGCTCCTCCGCATCAACCACCGGGCCCGGGGAATGGCATTCACGGCACCCTTTGCGGTCGGAGGTGGCAGACCCATCCCAAGTCCCTTATAGGAATTTCTTCGAATACTCGGGCTGtactcttcttcctcttctgtgTCTGTGTTGTATGTTTGTCGCTCTCCGTTTAATTTAGCCGTATTTGAACGAGTACGACCAATCAGCGCATCAGCTTTGGGAAAGGCAGAAGGCATGCTCTTCCGTGGAGCACCCCTGGCATTAGCAAATTGAAAGGCATCTGGCATTGCGACTTTCGAAGCTACAGCACTTTGCCAAGGACGGTCATTTCCAAAATAACTTATTCTGACCTTCTTCACGGGTGTTCCAGGTGCTTTCTTGGGCATTGCAGACCCCTTTGAGGCAGCAGCCAGAGTCTTCACAATAAACGCGTCAACGTCAATGCCTTCAGGATTGTATGGGTGGGTATCGTCTCCATTGACGAAGACTCTCGAGTTAGGCCACCCGGAAGAATCTTCAGGAGTAACGCCTGGGGTAACCAGACCCTCGTCTGAGCAAATGGAACTAACACTCGTCGAAGCTTTCGGCATAATGTCTCCTGCGGCACTTGAGCCCGTTGAGGTCATCTCATCTTCGTCACTACCCTGCACAGACTCGCGAGGCTTAAACTTCATCTGCAAAGATGTTCTGGGTTTCGGAGACGGAGAACTTCGGGTCATATCTGCAATTGGCACAGCGAATGACGGCTCGTCACCCCCAAAGAaagcatcttcatcatcgtccatGTCCATGACCAACATGCGAGCACCCTCATTCCCAGGTTTGTAAGGAGAAGACCCAGGCGAGGGCGATAAATTTCGTGTTTGAAATGCATTCCACATTCGATCAGAAACTCCGGATTCGGGGCCCGCATAGCTGTGTCTGTTAGCTAAATTTGGCCGTTGGGCAACGTTGTCGGTGCGCAGCATCGAAGCAAAGTTTTCAGCGGGAGAAGGTACAGTACTGCCAGTGCGTGACGGGGTGGCAGCAGGCGCTGTCACCGGGATGGCGGGGCCGAAAAAGAGGCTAGCGGCGCTAACACTTTCAATCCTGCTGAGTGGAGGTCGAGGTGGGTACATTGGATGATTGACAGGCTGAGGACGAGCAAAAATCGAACCGCTGCTGATCCGacggcgggggcggggaGAGCCTGCATCTGACGAAGATGACGCAGAACTAGGAGAAGCTCGACCACGATGAGCAGTGGATGGAAATGCAACAGGACCACTGTGTCGGGGTCGGTTAGCACCAACTCTGGTCGGAATTCCCGACTGCTACAATAGCATATATTAGTTTAAACGTTTATTCGCTAGAGGAATAAATGAAAACATACCCTAGTGGGAGATTTCGGTACCTTGAAAGCGTGTTCACGTAGTtctgcagaaagaggccTAGCTCGTGCCCGTCGTTTGGTAATGTGTCCCCCTGGAGAGATGGCTTCGActacttcttcttttcccttgcccttcgAAACAGACGGGAGAAAGGCCAGAGATCTAGGGTGTTGTTCATTGTTGGTGGCGCCGAACCGGGGCTTGTCCAGGAACAGAGCGTCGCCTGGTTCGTCTTCATCCATCTCACAGCCCGAATCACTTGGTGCACTAGGGAACGCATTCTCGTCGTTGACAGCAAATGAGTTCTGATCAGAAAGTCGCAACCGCGTCAAGGACGCTGTCTGTCTCTTGAGATACGCTTCTGTCTCCGCTTTGGTATTTGGCGTGCGGTCGACAAACTTTGGAGCTGGGAGTGGAGCGAGACACTCGAACCCCACAGAGGAGTCGGAGCGCCTAGATTGGGTAATCTTCAAAGGAGTAAGGGTATTCGTACAGAGAGGGGTGGCTAGCGGCGTTGACTTGCGCTTGGTGCCGACCCCGACTCGGGAACTAGACACTAGCTCGGCCGGTGGCGCAGCAGGAGTGCTTCCGAAGAGCGGGTTGGATGAGGGCCTGGCTGGCATGGCAGGCTTTGTTCCGGAACGATGCCCCTGCTTTACAGGAGTCAGCAGAGGctgctgagaagaagaggttgtGAAAAAGGGAGTAAACGAAGCGGACGGTGATCCGGTAGACGAAAGAAAGATGGAgccatcctcctcgtctgcAGTGATAGGCTGTGGCCTAGTAGCAAA from Psilocybe cubensis strain MGC-MH-2018 chromosome 2, whole genome shotgun sequence encodes the following:
- a CDS encoding Mitosis inhibitor protein kinase wee1 is translated as MLVSTPTKPYVNPCDSGVPVSPKYNRRHCSPTPASSCDSPMLPSSPLRFRQRPLAPIDTNTPSPATIPPYRDNDSLQSPYNPTALAQTYNPFFATRPQPITADEEDGSIFLSSTGSPSASFTPFFTTSSSQQPLLTPVKQGHRSGTKPAMPARPSSNPLFGSTPAAPPAELVSSSRVGVGTKRKSTPLATPLCTNTLTPLKITQSRRSDSSVGFECLAPLPAPKFVDRTPNTKAETEAYLKRQTASLTRLRLSDQNSFAVNDENAFPSAPSDSGCEMDEDEPGDALFLDKPRFGATNNEQHPRSLAFLPSVSKGKGKEEVVEAISPGGHITKRRARARPLSAELREHAFKVPKSPTRQSGIPTRVGANRPRHSGPVAFPSTAHRGRASPSSASSSSDAGSPRPRRRISSGSIFARPQPVNHPMYPPRPPLSRIESVSAASLFFGPAIPVTAPAATPSRTGSTVPSPAENFASMLRTDNVAQRPNLANRHSYAGPESGVSDRMWNAFQTRNLSPSPGSSPYKPGNEGARMLVMDMDDDEDAFFGGDEPSFAVPIADMTRSSPSPKPRTSLQMKFKPRESVQGSDEDEMTSTGSSAAGDIMPKASTSVSSICSDEGLVTPGVTPEDSSGWPNSRVFVNGDDTHPYNPEGIDVDAFIVKTLAAASKGSAMPKKAPGTPVKKVRISYFGNDRPWQSAVASKVAMPDAFQFANARGAPRKSMPSAFPKADALIGRTRSNTAKLNGERQTYNTDTEEEEEYSPSIRRNSYKGLGMGLPPPTAKGAVNAIPRARWLMRRSSSGAFSSGSESTSLTSTPTRTTKAIDWQLPNPRRPIRLSPSSDSLNKASPRSASGSSSSSIATFNSNSPTNGKRSVVAPERAAHHLAPRPSMTTRRLSDSYDDEQQPGRFERDFEEIEEIGCGEFGKVIKVQCKSGDGLEVFAIKKSKRFEGAKHRLRLREEVDILKHLSQAALTQYVDGRHPNVLAYIDSWEEDEALFIRTELCESGNLARFLWEYGRVFPRLDEARVWKIIADLSNGLRFIHDSGVIHLDLKPSNVFVTKEGRFKIGDFGMASLWPRPMKNSSSDTACGSEERGNGCSGSANGGGFEREGDKLYLAPEVLQGRYGKAADVFRGDGWQRLRREDLSQVDLDEYSTEMIDIIRNTMRTDPDKRLTMEEVCGHPVVRRAREAMEVLRRQLTEEGGDVWKASPLAGVRSGFLEEILGRDERVMDTDA